The following coding sequences are from one Nicotiana tabacum cultivar K326 chromosome 1, ASM71507v2, whole genome shotgun sequence window:
- the LOC107799542 gene encoding uncharacterized protein LOC107799542 has product MEKNSRDGLLLRSAQNLQKETKSAAATTSSDFVLQWGNRKRLRCMKVQNKNISHKSNNNDSADSVAVQRIPVRVDRRVVRSDLNKDSGNQPATTNTANSNGYLNLRQRGASPSHRNLRNSESTTAMRERSNGLRGMASPDKVGAHDKRGSAHVNHHNHHQNSKTNNNDDASNNHHHHHRGVGGGSASSETAHDSKKGGGGGGSSSGSDAIPMVWPPKFVIGLTNKEKEEDFMAIKGSKLPQRPKKRAKFIQRTLNLISPGAWLCDLSLERYEVREKKVTKKRPRGLKAMGNMESDSE; this is encoded by the exons ATGGAGAAAAATTCGAGAGACGGATTATTATTGCGATCAGCTCAGAACCTTCAGAAAGAGACGAAGTCAGCTGCTGCTACGACGTCGTCTGATTTCGTGTTACAGTGGGGGAACCGGAAAAGACTTCGGTGCATGAAGGTACAGAATAAGAATATTAGTcataaaagtaataataatgacTCGGCCGATTCAGTGGCGGTTCAGAGAATTCCGGTTCGAGTTGATCGACGGGTTGTGAGATCTGATCTAAATAAGGACTCCGGCAATCAACCCGCTACCACTAACACTGCCAATAGTAACGGTTATTTGAATCTCCGGCAGCGTGGGGCGTCCCCTTCCCATCGGAATCTCAG GAATTCAGAGAGTACAACTGCGATGAGAGAAAGGAGCAACGGGTTAAGAGGGATGGCTTCTCCGGACAAAGTGGGTGCGCACGATAAGCGAGGTAGTGCGCACGTTAACCACCACAACCACCACCAAAACAGTAAGACAAACAATAATGATGATGCTAGTAACAACCACCATCACCATCACCGCGGTGTAGGGGGCGGGTCTGCATCGTCGGAAACAGCGCACGACAGCAAGAAAGGCGGAGGAGGAGGTGGGTCTTCGTCGGGGAGCGACGCGATTCCGATGGTGTGGCCACCGAAGTTTGTGATCGGCTTAACAAATAAGGAGAAAGAGGAGGATTTCATGGCCATCAAAGGCTCAAAGCTACCTCAACGACCCAAGAAAAGAGCCAAATTCATTCAACGTACGCTCAAT CTGATAAGTCCAGGGGCATGGCTTTGTGATTTGTCCTTGGAGCGGTAtgaagttagagagaagaaagtaACTAAGAAG AGACCAAGAGGGCTAAAAGCTATGGGAAACATGGAATCTGACTCGGAGTAG